The genomic interval TCAAGGGCGTGGATGCCAGCAGCGTCGAGCGCGTACGCGGCCTGAGCGCTCACGAGGCACTCGACCTGGTCCGCTTCGCCCGGCGCCGCCTGCGCGAAGAAATGCTGCCGCAAGTGGCTGGCAGCCTGACCTTTACCACCACCCTTGCGCTGGTCCCGCTGCTGACGATCGTACTGGCCATTTTTACCACGTTTCCGATTTTCGGTCAGCTCCGCACGGCCCTGGAGACGTATTTCGCCCAGGCCCTGATTCCGAAGGCGATCTCGAGCACGATCATCTCGAATTTGACCCAGTTCGCCAGCAAGGCCAAGGGCCTCTCGCTGCTCGGCGCCATCGTCCTGCTGTTCACCACGACGACGATGATGGGCATGATCGAACGGGTGTTCAACCGCATCTGGCGCGTGCGCCGCCCCCGTCCGCTGACCCAGCGCGTGCTGGTGTACTGGGCCCTGATCACGCTGGGGCCGCTGCTGTTCGGCCTGTCGATCACCCTTACCGCCCAGCTGTTCACGGCCACCGACGGCATCACGCGCGCCGCGCCGATGGTTGGCGCCTTCTTCTCGATGCTCGCTTCGGTGGCGCTCACCACGGGCGCCTACACGCTGCTGTACGTGACGGTGCCGAACCGACGCGTGGGTTGGCGCGACGCGCTGTGCGGCGCGCTGGCTGCGGCACTTGCGTTTGAACTGGCCAAGCGCCTCTTCGCGCTCTTCATCCGCCAGTTCCCCACCTACGCCATCATCTACGGCGCGCTGGCGGCGCTGCCGCTGTTCCTGGTGTGGATGTACCTCTCCTGGCTGATCACGCTGGTGGGCGCCGTGCTGGCGGCGGCCCTGCCGATCGTCAAGTACGAGCGCTGGTGGCACGTGCCGGCGCCGGGCGGCGAATTCATCGACGCAATGGCGGTGCTCAAGGTGCTGCATGGCGGCGCGCATGCGACCGGCTCCGCGCTGGTCACGAGCAGCGCCTTGCGCGCGCATACGCGGATCGGCTACGACGAGCTGAGCCTGCTGCTGGAGCAGATGGTTGGTGCAGGCTGGGTCGGCCGGGTGCAGGTCGAGGCGTCCAGCCAGGGCATCTGGCGCGCGACCGCCCGCAGCGGGCAGGATGCCTGGGTGCTGCTGGCCGATCCGGAAAAATTGCGTGTGGCCGAGGTGTATCGCCTGTTCGTGTTCGGTGGGGCGGAAGCAGCGCTGTCGCCGGCGGCCCGGCCGGTGGCGGGTTCGAACCTGTCGCTCGATACGGCGGCGCTGGCACGCCAGGTGGAAACCGCAGTGGAGGAGGGGCTGGAGGAGCCGATTGCCGCCTATTTCGCCCGTGCTTGATGCATGGCCCGGATGATTGTTCGAAACGCCTGATGGTAAGCGCAGGGCCCGACGTTCGTAGGGTGGGCACTTGTGCCCACGCGGGATGGCACGGGTGAGCAATCGAACGGCCCGATCCCGGTCGCGATGCACCCCGACGTCGCTCGCGGCCCGAATTCTCATCGGTACCATGCCGCGTGGGCACGAGTGCCCACCCTACGGTGAACCAGATCGCCGCAAGCCACCCCTACCAGCTCAACTTCCCCGTCAGCATCTCCCAATACATCACCCAATCCGCCTTGAACGACAACCACGGCTGCGCAAACGTCGCGGGCCGGTTGTGCTCGTAGAAGAAATGGCCGACCCAGGCGCCGCCATAGCCGAAGACGAGCGCAGCCAGGATCCACCAGGCGTTGCCGCTCACAGCGGCCGTGACCAGCGCCACCAAGGCGCTGGTGGTGCCGATGAAGTGGGCGCGGCGGCAGCGGCGGTCGGCATGCTGGGTCAGGTAGTAGGGATAGAACTCGGCGAAATTCATGCTGTCGTCTCCTGGGGGCGTGTCGTCGCAAATGCGGCCAGTGCGTCGAGCACGGCATCGGGCTGCTCGCTCATCAACGAGTGGCCGGCGTCGACCTGCACGATGGTGCCACGGGCGACGGCACCCGTGAGCAGCCTGGTCGAGCGGGCCGGGGTCATCATGTCCTTGCGTCCGAAGATGAACAGGACCGGGCAGGCCAGGGCGCGCGCCGCCGCTTCGCCGTTGGCATAGCTGTTGCAGGCGGCAAAGTCGGTATGGAACAGGCCCTCGGGATTGAGCGCCGACATGCGCTGCATCAGCCGGCGCGCGCCGCCCAGCACTGAAAAGCCCGGAGCCGGGCTCGACGGCTTGTGCGCGATGCTCGAGTGCGACCAGATGTTGACCATGTCGATCGCCGCCGGCTCGTCGTCGCGGGCGGTGGCGAGCAGGGCGTCGGACACCTTCATCGGGTAGGTCGTGCCGAGCATGGCCAGGGCCGATGCGCGCGCCGGCTGGCGATGCGCGGCCTCCAGCGCGATGAGCGAGCCCATGCTGTGGCCGACGAGGAGGGCACGCGCCACGCCCGCCGCGTCGAGAAGCGCCAGCAGCCAGTCCGCCATCTCCTCGACGCTGCCAAGTGCCGGCCCGGCACTGCGTCCGTGCCCCGGCAGGTCGACGGCCAGCACGCCATGGCCGTGGTGTGCGAACCAGCGCGATTGCAGGCCCCAGACCGAGTGGTCGTTCTGGGCGCCGTGGATGAAGACGACGGTCGGCAGCGCCGCGTCGAAGGCCCTGCCGCCCGTGTAGCAATAGGCGGCCTTGCCATGGATGTCGAGGATCATGCTCAAGCTCCTTTCTGCGCCGCCTTGAGCGCGCGTGCCAGGTCGTCGATCAGGTCGTCCGCATCTTCCAGTCCGACCGAGAGGCGCATCGTGCCCTCCGTGACGCCGCTCGCGGCCAGCTGGTCAGAGGGGACGCGGAAGTGGGTCGTCGAGGCAGGGTGGATCACGAGCGACTTGGCATCGCCCACGTTGGCCAGGTGCGAGAACACCTGGAGGCTGTCGACGAAACGGCGGCCCGCGGCGCGGTCGCCCTTCAGGTTGAAGGTAAAGACGGCGCCGCAACCCTTGGGCAGCAGTGTCTTTGCCAGCGCGTGGTCCGGGTGGCTGCCTAGCTCCGGGTAGGAGACCGAGTCGACCATCGGGTGGCTCAGCAGGAACTCGACGATGCGGCGCGTGTTGGCGACGTGGCGCTCCATACGCAGGCCCAGCGTCTCGATGCCCTGCAGGATGGCAAACGCATTATGCGGGCTCATGGTTGCGCCGAAGTCGCGCAGGCCCTCGCGGCGCGCGCGCAGGGCGAAGGCGCCGACCGTGGATTCTTCCGTGAACACCATGCCGTGGAAGCCCTCGTAGGGCGCGCACAGTTCGGCGAAGCGCCCGCTGCGTTCGAACGCGCGTTGCCAGTCGAAGGTGCCGCCGTCGACCAGCAGGCCGCCGATCGCGGTACCGTGCCCGCACAGGAACTTGGTAGCCGAGTGGAAGACCAGGTCGGCGCCGAGATCGAAGGGCTTCATCAGCCAGGGCGTGGTGAAGGTGGCGTCGACCATCAGCGGCAGGTCGTGTTCATGGGCGAGCGCGCCGATGCGCGGGATGTCGAGCACGTCCAGGCCGGGGTTGCCGAGCGTTTCGCCAAACAGGACTTTCGTCTCCGGCCGGATCGCCGCGCGCCAGGCATCGATGTCGCGCGGGTCGACAAAGGTCGTTTCGATGCCGAAGCGTTTCAGGGTATAGGCCAGCAGGTTGTGCGAGCCGCCGTACAGGGCTTTCGAGGCGACGATGTGCGAGCCGGCTCCGGCGATCGTGCACAAGCCCAGGTGCATCGCCGCCTGGCCGCTGGCCGTGGCGATGCCGGCGACACCGCCTTCGAGCGCGGCGATGCGTTCCTCGAGCACGGCATTGGTCGGGTTCGAGATGCGCGAGTAGACGTGGCCGCTGCGTTCCATGTTGAACAGGGAAGCGGCATGGTCGGAATCGCGGAAAGCGAACGAGGAGGTGAAGTGGATCGGGGTGGCGCGCGCGCCGGTTGCCGGATCGGGCGAGGCGCCTGCGTGCAGCGACAGCGTATCGAAGCCGGGATATCGTGGACCGCTCATGGATGGCTCATCTAGGCAATAATGATGGCCGGCATCGTAGCATTCTTTCATCTGGCGGCGACAGCTCGCGCTATCCCGGCGCAGGCTGTTCCCTCGCAAACCTGGATTTTCTGCTAGGCTTAGGCTACATTCGTGTTATGCCTTAGACAAAAGTAGATAGAACAACTTACAGTGAATATTCCAACAGAAATGCCAACTGACGCCGGGGTGGCCAATATGAAAGTTTCAGAGATCCTGCAGGTGAAGGGCAACATCCTTTACACGGTGACGCCCGAGACGCTCCTGGCCGATGCCGTGAACACGATGTCCGAGAAGGACATCGGTTCCCTGGTGGTGATGGAGTATGGCGACCTGGTCGGGATGCTGACCTTCCGCGAAGTCATCAAGGTGCTGCACGCGAATGGCGGCGCCCTCGGTGCCGGCACGGTGCGCAAGCACATGGACGACAGCCCGATCACCGTCACGCCCGACACCGAAGTGAACGAAGTGCGGCGCATGATGCTGGAAAAGCATGCGCGCTACCTGCCGGTAATGAATGCCAAGACCCTGCTGGGCGTGATCTCGTTCTACGACGTCGCACGTGCGGTGCTGGAAGCGCAAAGCTTCGAGAACCGCATGCTCAAGGCCTATATCCGCGACTGGCCGGCCGAGCAGGCTGCCGAAGACTGAGGCAAGCCAGGGTGGGCTGCTCGTCAATCAGGCCCGCGCCTGGTTGACTCGACGCGGTCGAACGCCGTTTGCCTCGCCGCGGCTCGCATGCGCGCCGCGGCCACCCGTCCCCATCAAGCCGCGCGCTCCACAGGCTGCTGTCCCAGCCACGCCAGCAAGTCCTGCGGCGCCAGCGGCCGCGCGAACAGGTAGCCCTGCGCCAGCGGGCAGCCCAGCGCATGCAGGATCTGCGCCTGGCGCTCGTCCTCGACCCCTTCGGCAACGATCGACAAGCCCAGGTTGCGGCCCAGCTGGATCACCATCTCGGCAATGCTGCTGCCGCGTGCCGAGCCCGTGATTTCGGTGACAAAAGCGCGGTCGATCTTCAGGCGGTCGACCTGCAGGCGCTGCAGGTGCGACAGCGACGAGAAGCCCGTGCCGAAATCGTCGATCGCGATCGACACGCCGGTGCGCTTGACCTGGGCGAGCAGGTCGGCGAGCTGCTGCGGCTCTTCCATCGCCATCGATTCCGTGATCTCGAGCTCGACGTATTCCGGCGGCGCGCCGGTCTCGTCGAGGGCGCGGCGCAGCACCTCGACGAAGTGCGGATGGCGGAACTGCACCTGCGAGACGTTGATCGACATCGTGAACGCCTCATGGCCTGCCTGGTGCAGGCGCACCAGTTCGGCGCAGGCTTCGCGCAGCACCCAGGCGCCGATCTCGACGATCATGCCGGAGTACTCGGCAATCGGAATGAAACGGTCGGGCGGAATCATCCGGCCGTCGGCCGTGCGCCAGCGCAGCAGCGCCTCGGCGCCGAAAGGACGATGGGTGGCCAGGTCCACCTGGGGCTGGTAAGCCAGGTAGAGCTCGCCGCCCTTGAAGCCGCTGCGCAGCGCATGCATCAGGCGCACGCGTTCGCGGATCTCCACGCCCATGCCGCGCGAAAAATAGAAGTGGCCGCCGCGCTGCTGGGTCTTGGCACGCTTGAGCGCAATATCGGCGTCCTTCAGGGCGTCGGCGCCGCTGCCGTCATGTTCAGCCAGGCGCACCAGGCCGAAGGTGCCCGAGACCTGGACGTCCTGGCCGTCGATCGAGAAGGGGACAGCGAACAGGGCGTCCAGCGCTTCCGGGGTGTTGAGGGCGCTGTCGCCGAGCACGGCGAAGATGTCGCCGCCGATGCGCGCCACCGTCAGGCGAGGGTCGAGCTGCTGCTGCAGGCGCTGGGCCACCGCCACCAGCAGCAGGTCGCCGAAGCCATGGCCGAGGGCGTCGTTGGTTTCGGCGAAATGGTCGAGGTCGACCAGGGCCAGCGTGGCGTCGTGTTCGCCCGCGGCGGCGACGGCGGCGTCGAGCGCCTCGACCAGGCGCGTGCGGTTCGGCAGGCGCGTCAAAGGGTCGGTAAAGGCGGCCGCGTTCAGGCGGCCCACCAGTTCGACGTTGTCCAGGCCCACCGAGACGACGCTGGCAAACACGTTCAGGAGGCGCCTGGCGCCTTCGCTTGCCGGTGCGGCGAGGTCGACGGCGGCAACGAACTCGCGTCCCGACTTGCCGGCGAAGTAGAGTGCCGGGCAATCCGGCGCGAAGCGAGCCTTGCGCGCCGCCAGCGCTTGCTGCGCAAGCGCGGCCAGGCGGGGTGGGCGTGGGCCGCGAGCGTCGTTCCTTCCAGCGAACGGGCCTCGCCCGCCGCGCCGATCACGCGCAGCTGGCCGGCGTCGTCGAAGCACAGCACGCCACCGGGCTCCTGGCCGAGCAGGGCCGCGGCCTGGGCCAGCACCGAGCGCGCCACGTCGCGGGCGCCGTGCAGCGTCATCAGCTCGGCCCCGGCATGGACGATGCGTTCGAGCCCGGCACGGCCATAGCCGAGCGCCTGCAGTTGCTGGTAGCAGCGCACGGCCGCGGCCACGGTCGTATAGAGCTTGGTGCGGGTGAGTTCGGACTTGGTGCGGTAGTCGTTGATGTCGAGGTCGCGGATCGCGTCCATCTCCGGCGCGTACCCGGGTTGCCCGGTGCGCAGGATGATGCGCACGTCGGCGAGGCCCGTGGCTTGGCGCACGTGACGGACCAGGTGCAGGCCGGCGTCGGGCTGTTCCATCACGACGTCGAGCAGGATCACCGCGATGTCGGACTCGCGTTCGAGCAGGGAGCGCGCCGCGCGGGCCGAATAGGCGTGCAGGAATTCGAGCGTGCGGCCCTGTACCTCCAGGCCCGCGAGGGCGAAGGTGGTGGTCGAGTGCACGTCGGCGTCGTCGTCGACGATCAGGATGCGCCATGCCGGCCGTTTGCCGGCCACGGGCATGCCTTCTTGTGGCTCGTCCAGGAATACCAGGTGGTCGTGCGCGGCGGCGTCACCCGGCGGTATCGATGCGGGCATTGTTCTTGCGTCTCCAGGATGGGCTCGACATACTTTACTGATCCAGTATAGCCGGAATTGCCGAGTTGATAGGTCGAATATTGCGCTACGGCAAAAATATGCCGGATTTCGGCAACAGCCCCGCTTGCCAGCCCGGCGAGCGGCCCCCATACCAAGCCCCGCGCCGGCTGGTAAAATGGATTTTTTCACCCTACTGCGCCTACCATGTCCGGCAATACTTTCGGCAAGCTGTTTTCCGTTACCACCTTCGGCGAATCGCATGGTCCCGCGATCGGCTGCGTCATCGACGGCTGCCCGCCGGGCCTGGCCCTGTCCGAGGCGGACATCCAGCCGGAGCTCGACCGCCGCAAGCCCGGTACCTCGCGCCACGTGACCCAGCGCCGGGAAGCGGACCGGGTGCAGATCCTGTCGGGTGTCTACGAAGGCGTCACCACGGGCACCCCGATCGCGCTCCTGATTGCCAACGAAGACCAGCGCAGCAAGGACTACGGCAACATCGTCGAGACCTTCCGTCCCGGCCACGCCGACTACACCTACTGGCACAAGTACGGCGTGCGTGACCCGCGCGGCGGCGGCCGTTCGTCGGCGCGCCTGACGGCACCGGTCGTCGGCGCCGGCGCGGTGGCCAGGAAATGGCTGCGCGAGCGCCATGGCGTCGCCTTCATGGGCTGCATGCGCCAGCTCGGCGAGATCGAGGTGCCCTTTCGCGGGTGGGAGCACGTGGCCCATAACCCGTTCTTCGCCGCGACGGACGACGCGGCGCTGCTGGCGCGGATGGAAGCCTATATGGATGACCTGCGCCGCGCCGGCGACTCGATCGGCGCGCGCATCGACGTCGTGGCATCGAACCTGCCGGTGGGCTGGGGTCAGCCGATCTACGACAAGCTCGATGCCGACATCGCCTACGCGATGATGGGGATCAATGCGGTCAAGGGCGTCGAGATCGGCGCCGGCTTCGCCTCGGTCGCGCAAAAGGGTTCCGAGCATGGCGACGAACTCACGCCCGAAGGCTTTGTCGGCAACCATGCCGGCGGCGTGCTGGGCGGGATCTCGACCGGCCAGGACATCACGGTCTCGCTGGCGATCAAGCCGACCTCCTCGATCCGGGTGCCGCGCCGCTCGATCGACAAGGCCGGCGTGCCAGGCCTGGTGGAAACCTTCGGCCGCCACGACCCTTGCGTGGGCATTCGCGCCACGCCGATTGCCGAGGCCATGCTGGCCCGGTGCTGATCGACCACGCGCTGATGCATCGCGCCCAGTGCGGGGACGTGGTGGTGGACACGCCGCGCATCGGGCCGCACGGCGCCTGATCCGACAAGGAAGCGGCGCGGGTCCTGTCGGGGGCTTGAGCGCCGCGACCTCGACCTGGGTACGGCGCTCGACCGCGCGCACCACCAGTGCACGCAGGTCGTTCAGCAGCGAGAACTCGGCCTGGCTCAGGCTGACCGACGGGAAGCTGTCGTCCCAGTCGCCATAGATGAAGCCGACCGGCTGGCCACCCATGCACAAGGGGATGACGACGAAGCAGCGCGCGCCCGTCAGACCGGTCTTCCACCACGCCGGCAGCTTGGCGGCGAATGTGGGATCGCGCGCGTTCTCGATGAAGATCACGCGGTCGCTGGCAAGGGCCGCGTGGAAGACGTCGGCCGCATAGCCGTCCGCGAAACCGAGTTGCGGCATCAATGCCCGTGCGCCTTCGCCGAAACCCATCTTGGCCAGATACTTGCCCTCGCGGCGGTTGCGCAGGAAGGCAAAGGCACGCGTGAACGACAGGCCCCGGTAGATCGTCTCCAGCGCCATCGATGTCATCTGGCCGGGCGTGACGTCGATGCC from Massilia sp. Se16.2.3 carries:
- a CDS encoding alpha/beta fold hydrolase, translating into MILDIHGKAAYCYTGGRAFDAALPTVVFIHGAQNDHSVWGLQSRWFAHHGHGVLAVDLPGHGRSAGPALGSVEEMADWLLALLDAAGVARALLVGHSMGSLIALEAAHRQPARASALAMLGTTYPMKVSDALLATARDDEPAAIDMVNIWSHSSIAHKPSSPAPGFSVLGGARRLMQRMSALNPEGLFHTDFAACNSYANGEAAARALACPVLFIFGRKDMMTPARSTRLLTGAVARGTIVQVDAGHSLMSEQPDAVLDALAAFATTRPQETTA
- a CDS encoding YihY family inner membrane protein, coding for MLSKTVNAISRSTAGLFKGVDASSVERVRGLSAHEALDLVRFARRRLREEMLPQVAGSLTFTTTLALVPLLTIVLAIFTTFPIFGQLRTALETYFAQALIPKAISSTIISNLTQFASKAKGLSLLGAIVLLFTTTTMMGMIERVFNRIWRVRRPRPLTQRVLVYWALITLGPLLFGLSITLTAQLFTATDGITRAAPMVGAFFSMLASVALTTGAYTLLYVTVPNRRVGWRDALCGALAAALAFELAKRLFALFIRQFPTYAIIYGALAALPLFLVWMYLSWLITLVGAVLAAALPIVKYERWWHVPAPGGEFIDAMAVLKVLHGGAHATGSALVTSSALRAHTRIGYDELSLLLEQMVGAGWVGRVQVEASSQGIWRATARSGQDAWVLLADPEKLRVAEVYRLFVFGGAEAALSPAARPVAGSNLSLDTAALARQVETAVEEGLEEPIAAYFARA
- a CDS encoding O-acetylhomoserine aminocarboxypropyltransferase; protein product: MSGPRYPGFDTLSLHAGASPDPATGARATPIHFTSSFAFRDSDHAASLFNMERSGHVYSRISNPTNAVLEERIAALEGGVAGIATASGQAAMHLGLCTIAGAGSHIVASKALYGGSHNLLAYTLKRFGIETTFVDPRDIDAWRAAIRPETKVLFGETLGNPGLDVLDIPRIGALAHEHDLPLMVDATFTTPWLMKPFDLGADLVFHSATKFLCGHGTAIGGLLVDGGTFDWQRAFERSGRFAELCAPYEGFHGMVFTEESTVGAFALRARREGLRDFGATMSPHNAFAILQGIETLGLRMERHVANTRRIVEFLLSHPMVDSVSYPELGSHPDHALAKTLLPKGCGAVFTFNLKGDRAAGRRFVDSLQVFSHLANVGDAKSLVIHPASTTHFRVPSDQLAASGVTEGTMRLSVGLEDADDLIDDLARALKAAQKGA
- a CDS encoding DUF962 domain-containing protein, translating into MNFAEFYPYYLTQHADRRCRRAHFIGTTSALVALVTAAVSGNAWWILAALVFGYGGAWVGHFFYEHNRPATFAQPWLSFKADWVMYWEMLTGKLSW
- a CDS encoding bifunctional diguanylate cyclase/phosphodiesterase, which translates into the protein MFASVVSVGLDNVELVGRLNAAAFTDPLTRLPNRTRLVEALDAAVAAAGEHDATLALVDLDHFAETNDALGHGFGDLLLVAVAQRLQQQLDPRLTVARIGGDIFAVLGDSALNTPEALDALFAVPFSIDGQDVQVSGTFGLVRLAEHDGSGADALKDADIALKRAKTQQRGGHFYFSRGMGVEIRERVRLMHALRSGFKGGELYLAYQPQVDLATHRPFGAEALLRWRTADGRMIPPDRFIPIAEYSGMIVEIGAWVLREACAELVRLHQAGHEAFTMSINVSQVQFRHPHFVEVLRRALDETGAPPEYVELEITESMAMEEPQQLADLLAQVKRTGVSIAIDDFGTGFSSLSHLQRLQVDRLKIDRAFVTEITGSARGSSIAEMVIQLGRNLGLSIVAEGVEDERQAQILHALGCPLAQGYLFARPLAPQDLLAWLGQQPVERAA
- a CDS encoding CBS domain-containing protein; protein product: MKVSEILQVKGNILYTVTPETLLADAVNTMSEKDIGSLVVMEYGDLVGMLTFREVIKVLHANGGALGAGTVRKHMDDSPITVTPDTEVNEVRRMMLEKHARYLPVMNAKTLLGVISFYDVARAVLEAQSFENRMLKAYIRDWPAEQAAED